The Paenibacillus yonginensis genome segment AAAACCTATTTGACGGCAGACGCCGCACATGTCCGGGGCATTCAGAAAGTCACAACTCACCAGTATTTGAATGCCATTGTTCTGCTTGCATCTGCGCTCGCCGTTTCTCATCATTCAAAACGGGCTGCCGCTTAAAAAACGAGCTGTTCTAAAATTCTGCAAGTCTGCCCTTTTCTTCATCCATATAATACCATTTTCGAAAATTACCCCTTAACGACAGTGAATATGCTATCGCTTCTTCTCTGAAACGGAATTATGCAAAACACTCATATAAGAAAGATCAGCCTAAACAGCTGGCACTTGTTTCGTTTAATGCTTACTGGGTAAATCTATAACAAGCAAGCTCGCAGATTGCCGCATTGGGCGGTTTGGATATAGGACAGCTAACTAGATGGAGAAGGAGAGAAAGGGAAATGAATCAGCAGATGAACGGTTTTACGAAAATTACGGTAACGGTAAATGGCAAACGTGTCGGAAGCGGGTTTCTGATCGATAAGGAAACGTATCTGCCCGTAGCCCCGGAATATGTGCCTGGTGCTGTGCAGGAGTCCTCAGCTTTGCGCAGGGAAACGCAGGCCGTATAAACCCGATTTTACTCAACCCGGAGATTCCGGGTTTTTTCTTTTTTCTAAGAATCCTGCTAAAGGGCGTTTAATTGCCTGGGGGAAGTTTAATATACTACCGTACCCGTTGGTACAACAAACTTCAACTAGGAGTGATTCTAATGGCACAAAGAGATAATAATCGTCCAATGAGCCGTGAAGAAGCAGGCCGAATGGGAGGAGAAGCAACAGCCAAAAGCCATGATAAAGAGTTCTATCAGGAAATTGGCCGCAAAGGCGGGGAAGCCACTTCGGATTCCCATGACCGCGAATTCTATCAGGATATCGGGCGTAAAGGAGGCGAAGCCACATCCGATTCCCATGACAAGGAATTTTACCAGGAGATTGGCTCTAAAGGCGGAAAAGCTCCGCATGACGGAGGCGACGGCAAAATGAGCCGGGAAGAAGCGGGCCGCAAGGGCGGCGAAGCCAGAGCAAGGCAACGAAATGACTAATGGGTTCAAAATAGGACAAAAGTATGATATAATGACTAAATAACTAGCGGAAGGCTGATGCCGGGTTGGGTGGCATCAGTCTTCTTTCTTGTTGATTTTGTCGAAAGGTGTCATTTTTTATCGGGGGAGATTGTCTTTTTCAGCTCATGTTATTCAAACCTGCCGGTTTGGGTTACATAAAGGAGAGTGGGCTCAATTTAGACACCCAGCAAAGCGCTCTGAATCCTGTGTTAACGGGAGGTTTCGGGCGGAGCGCTAAAGTAGAGATGCCGAAACAAGGAGGAAATTATGGAAGTTTTGAAACAGAACCGCATTTTAATTTTATTAATCAGCACGATCTTTATTTGTATAGGAGCATTTATTTTATTATGGAGTCTTCAGCAGGGAGGGAAGATGGGAGCAAGGGCAGAGCTGTCAGAGCTTTCGTATACGTCATCCCGCTGGAATATGCCGCCTGGTTCGGCGGTTCAGAAGCTAAAACCGGCGGAGCAGAAATGGGCTAATTCCTTTCCGCAGAACCCTGATATCGTTAAATTTACGGCCTCCTATGGCACCAATGATCCCGGCAAACCCGCCGCAGCGGGCCAGACGGTTCTTTCCCGTGCCAACAAACAGCAGGCAGCAGCGTTAGTCTCTGCCTCCCAAGCTGCCTCATCCTCTAAAGCGTCGCCCGAACAGACGCTGCAAACCTCTCAACTACAACCTCCGGTTACCCTCTTCTTTACACGGACAGCACTGCTATCCAAGGATCAGAAAGATAAGGCGACACGCACGTATACCGTAACCAAAGAAGATATGCTTCTCCTGGAGAAAATTGTCATGGCAGAAGCGGAAGGCGAACCGTACGAGGGCAAGGTGGCCGTAGCCAACGTTGTCCTGAACCGGCTGCGCTCAGCCAATTATCCCGATACCATTCATGATGTCATTTATGAAAAACACCAATTCAGTCCGGTAGCCAACGGCCGCCTCAAACGTGTTAAGCCAAACGAAGATACGAAGCAGGCGGTAGCCGATGCTATGAAAGGACGTAAGGAAGTCAGCGATGATACGTATTATTTTCTGTCCTTGAAGCTCGCTACGGATTTAAGTGTTCATTATCATAAAACCAAAACCAAAACGATCGGCAATCATACCTTCTATAAATAAGAGATATATAAATATTTTTATAAAAAATGCTCCGCATCCTATTGAACTGTTCCCTAAAGAGTGGTAAAGTGTTGGATGTTGGTTGACCAACTGACCGAATTTGAAATTCGGTCAGTTTAGTTTATTTCAGAAAGAAGGGGGAGAGCGATGCC includes the following:
- a CDS encoding KGG domain-containing protein yields the protein MAQRDNNRPMSREEAGRMGGEATAKSHDKEFYQEIGRKGGEATSDSHDREFYQDIGRKGGEATSDSHDKEFYQEIGSKGGKAPHDGGDGKMSREEAGRKGGEARARQRND
- a CDS encoding cell wall hydrolase, translating into MEVLKQNRILILLISTIFICIGAFILLWSLQQGGKMGARAELSELSYTSSRWNMPPGSAVQKLKPAEQKWANSFPQNPDIVKFTASYGTNDPGKPAAAGQTVLSRANKQQAAALVSASQAASSSKASPEQTLQTSQLQPPVTLFFTRTALLSKDQKDKATRTYTVTKEDMLLLEKIVMAEAEGEPYEGKVAVANVVLNRLRSANYPDTIHDVIYEKHQFSPVANGRLKRVKPNEDTKQAVADAMKGRKEVSDDTYYFLSLKLATDLSVHYHKTKTKTIGNHTFYK